A single region of the Octopus bimaculoides isolate UCB-OBI-ISO-001 chromosome 6, ASM119413v2, whole genome shotgun sequence genome encodes:
- the LOC128248175 gene encoding uncharacterized protein LOC128248175 — translation MTQLLPSCLLILVALTDVMPNPKCPGCDDGILCRDIGEEWVEKISETCTRKICDEFDGEMKIKATHLYCKWDDGGCVARSTKWTVIREDGVCWIYTCNYKEMTDVKAEKKFLGKCLPPQVIEDTQNKTA, via the exons ATGACACAACTACTTCCTTCTTGTTTGCTGATTTTGGTTGCATTAACAGATGTTATGCCAAACCCCA agTGTCCGGGATGTGACGACGGCATTTTGTGCCGCGATATTGGAGAAGAATGGGTGGAAAAGATATCCGAAACATGTACCAGGAAAATATGCGACGAGTTTGatggtgaaatgaaaataaaggcaACACATTTGT ATTGTAAGTGGGATGATGGCGGATGTGTTGCTAGAAGCACAAAATGGACTGTCATCAGGGAGGACGGGGTTTGCTGGATTTACACCTGCAACTATAAAGAAATGACAGACGTTAAAGCCGAAAAGAAATTTCTCGGAAAATGTTTACCTCC gcAAGTGATTGAGGACACTCAGAACAAAACAGCTTAA